The proteins below are encoded in one region of bacterium:
- a CDS encoding ATP-dependent helicase HrpB translates to MPAPLPIDSLLPAIVAALRDANRLVLRAAPGAGKTTRVPAALLDAGLAGARQVVVLEPRRIAARAAAEYVAAQRGGRVGGETGYRVRFETRGDARTRLWFVTEGVLGRQLTRDPYLEEVGVLVLDEFHERHLPGDVALALARELQETVRPDLRLVVMSATLDTAALATYLGDAPALTCEGRAFPVRLEHAAPDPRPLAARVAAALSRLLAAGDDDGDVLVFLPGAAAIRRVGEAIAPLAAARGLDVLPLHGDLPLDAQRRALQRGPRRRVVLATNVAETSLTVEGVTTVIDSGQALRAEHDARRGVNVIRLAPISRAAAEQRAGRAGRTASGRCLRLWPAVEHAARLPRETPEIRRLELSATVLELRAWGARDIQAVGWLDPPRAGAVQQAERLLAALGAVDAAGGITETGRALLAIAAPPRIARLLVEARRRGIGGTGALLAALAAERDILLEARAFGGGGDEAPWPDGPSDLLLRAALFAQAERQGFSIAACRRLGLEANALRAVDRARRHFAGGRGSPAGSRSRAAGDGEVAAAAPSHGGVDDAAGKAVLAAFADRLCRRRAPRSHRAVMVGGTGVALDPRSVVRGAELFVAVDLDAGAGADARVRIASAVDPAWLAELFPAALRRDAVVELDPAQGRVVRRERERFHDLVLREWVSPDVDRAAAGAVLAAAARRDPAAAVALDDEARHLLDRLRFLARAMPELALPDADELLAEAVAALCDGKRSFAELRAADVGEVVVGLLGGSQRQALQRDAPGRLTLPSGRSVRIAYGADKPPAAAARIQEVFGLAATPRLGGGRVPLVFELLAPSQRPVQITDDLASFWRRGYPEVRKQLRGRYPKHAWPEDPTTAAPTSRRRRQ, encoded by the coding sequence GTGCCCGCGCCGCTTCCCATCGATTCGCTGCTGCCCGCCATCGTGGCGGCGCTGCGCGACGCGAACCGCCTCGTGCTGCGCGCCGCGCCGGGGGCCGGCAAGACGACGCGCGTGCCGGCGGCGCTGCTCGATGCCGGCCTCGCCGGCGCCAGGCAGGTGGTGGTGCTCGAGCCGCGGCGCATCGCGGCCCGCGCCGCCGCCGAGTACGTCGCGGCGCAGCGCGGCGGGCGGGTCGGCGGCGAGACCGGCTACCGGGTGCGCTTCGAGACGCGCGGCGACGCCCGCACCCGGCTGTGGTTCGTCACCGAGGGCGTGCTCGGGCGGCAGTTGACGCGCGATCCCTACCTCGAGGAGGTCGGCGTCCTGGTGCTCGACGAGTTCCACGAGCGCCACCTGCCCGGCGACGTCGCGCTCGCCCTGGCGCGTGAGCTGCAGGAGACGGTGCGCCCGGATCTGCGCCTGGTGGTGATGTCGGCGACGCTCGATACCGCCGCCCTGGCGACCTATCTCGGCGACGCGCCGGCGTTGACCTGCGAGGGCCGCGCCTTCCCGGTGCGCCTCGAGCATGCCGCCCCCGATCCGCGGCCGCTGGCGGCGCGCGTCGCCGCGGCGCTGTCGCGCCTGCTCGCCGCCGGCGACGACGACGGGGACGTGCTCGTCTTCCTGCCCGGCGCGGCCGCCATCCGCCGCGTCGGCGAGGCGATCGCGCCGCTCGCCGCGGCGCGCGGGCTCGACGTCCTGCCGCTGCACGGCGACCTGCCGCTCGACGCGCAGCGGCGGGCGCTGCAGCGCGGTCCCCGCCGGCGCGTCGTGCTCGCGACCAACGTCGCCGAGACCTCGCTCACCGTCGAGGGCGTCACCACCGTCATCGACAGCGGCCAGGCCCTGCGCGCCGAGCACGACGCCCGCCGCGGCGTCAACGTCATCCGCCTGGCGCCGATCAGCCGCGCCGCCGCCGAGCAGCGCGCCGGGCGCGCCGGCCGCACCGCGTCCGGTCGCTGTCTGCGCCTGTGGCCGGCGGTCGAGCACGCGGCGCGGCTGCCGCGCGAGACGCCGGAGATCCGCCGCCTCGAGCTCAGCGCCACGGTGCTGGAGCTGCGCGCCTGGGGGGCGCGCGACATCCAGGCCGTCGGCTGGCTCGATCCGCCGCGCGCCGGCGCCGTGCAGCAGGCGGAGCGCCTGCTCGCCGCGCTCGGCGCGGTCGACGCCGCGGGCGGGATCACCGAGACCGGGCGGGCGCTGCTGGCGATCGCGGCGCCGCCGCGCATCGCCCGTTTGCTGGTCGAGGCGCGGCGGCGCGGCATTGGCGGGACCGGCGCCCTGCTGGCGGCACTGGCCGCCGAGCGCGACATCCTGCTCGAGGCGCGCGCCTTCGGCGGCGGCGGCGACGAGGCGCCGTGGCCGGACGGGCCGTCCGACCTGCTGCTGCGCGCCGCGCTCTTCGCGCAGGCCGAGCGGCAGGGGTTCTCGATAGCGGCGTGCCGGCGGCTGGGCCTGGAGGCGAACGCGCTGCGCGCCGTCGACCGCGCCCGGCGGCACTTCGCCGGCGGGCGCGGTTCGCCTGCCGGGTCGCGTTCCCGTGCCGCCGGGGACGGGGAGGTCGCCGCGGCAGCCCCGTCCCACGGCGGCGTGGACGACGCCGCCGGGAAGGCAGTCCTCGCCGCGTTCGCCGATCGCCTCTGCCGGCGCCGCGCGCCCCGGTCGCATCGCGCCGTCATGGTCGGCGGCACCGGCGTGGCGCTCGACCCGCGCAGCGTCGTGCGCGGCGCCGAGCTGTTCGTCGCCGTCGATCTCGATGCCGGCGCCGGCGCCGACGCGCGGGTGCGCATCGCCAGCGCCGTCGATCCCGCCTGGTTGGCGGAGCTGTTCCCCGCGGCGCTGCGGCGCGACGCGGTGGTCGAGCTCGATCCGGCGCAGGGACGCGTCGTGCGCCGCGAGCGCGAGCGCTTCCACGACCTCGTCCTGCGCGAATGGGTGAGCCCGGACGTCGACCGCGCCGCCGCCGGCGCGGTGCTCGCCGCCGCGGCGCGCCGCGACCCCGCGGCGGCGGTGGCGCTCGACGACGAGGCGCGCCATCTCCTGGACCGCCTGCGCTTCCTCGCCCGCGCCATGCCGGAGCTGGCGCTGCCCGACGCCGACGAGCTGCTGGCCGAGGCCGTCGCCGCGCTGTGCGACGGCAAGCGCAGCTTCGCCGAGCTGCGCGCCGCCGACGTCGGCGAGGTCGTCGTCGGCCTGCTCGGCGGCTCGCAGCGGCAGGCGCTGCAACGCGACGCGCCGGGGCGCCTGACGCTGCCCAGCGGCCGCAGCGTGCGCATCGCCTACGGCGCCGACAAGCCGCCGGCGGCGGCGGCGCGCATCCAGGAGGTCTTCGGTCTCGCTGCGACGCCGCGCCTGGGCGGCGGCCGCGTCCCGCTGGTGTTCGAGCTGCTGGCGCCCAGCCAGCGGCCGGTGCAGATCACCGACGATCTCGCCAGCTTCTGGCGCCGCGGCTACCCCGAGGTGCGCAAGCAGCTCCGCGGCCGCTACCCGAAGCACGCCTGGCCGGAGGACCCGACCACCGCCGCGCCGACCTCACGCCGCCGGCGGCAGTGA
- a CDS encoding MBL fold metallo-hydrolase: MSEHSMLTSDPLHTPARVWGEPGEVAPDVFMYPAFVNTYAVRRRDGLLIVDPGFTHASGALREAVRAWSDAPLRAAVYTHGHVDHAFGLRAFLDAGETPQIIAQENCLGRFRRYAMTHGWNARINQRQFSLPKPMFPNQFDWPTHVFRDALTVRLGDGEVHVRAAKGETDDACWVWIPEQRYLFTGDLIIWQAPNCGNPQKVQRYPAEWAEALEAMAGLDAEYLFPGHGLAIRGRAAVRTVLTETARYLRAIIDQVLELMNAGRTPEQIFHAVEPDAELAGRPYLQANYDHPKFIVRNLLRLWGGWWNGNAADLLPATHEAQAAEIAALAGGVERLIARGRALLDAGDSVMAAHLAEWATRTAPTNREAQTLKRDVYARRLADESALMAQGIYRAAMNDARAALDEEKDQPLRATRLVMGHEE; this comes from the coding sequence ATGAGCGAGCACAGCATGCTGACCAGCGATCCGCTGCACACCCCGGCGCGGGTGTGGGGCGAGCCCGGCGAGGTGGCGCCGGACGTGTTCATGTACCCGGCGTTCGTCAACACCTACGCCGTCCGCCGGCGCGACGGCCTGCTGATCGTGGATCCGGGATTCACCCATGCCAGCGGCGCGCTGCGCGAGGCCGTGCGCGCCTGGAGCGACGCGCCGCTGCGCGCCGCGGTCTACACGCACGGCCACGTCGATCACGCCTTCGGGTTGCGCGCCTTCCTCGACGCCGGCGAGACGCCGCAGATCATCGCCCAGGAGAACTGCCTCGGCCGCTTCCGCCGCTACGCCATGACCCACGGCTGGAACGCGCGCATCAACCAGCGCCAGTTCAGCCTGCCGAAGCCGATGTTCCCGAACCAGTTCGACTGGCCGACGCACGTCTTCCGCGACGCGCTGACGGTGCGGCTGGGCGACGGCGAGGTGCACGTCCGCGCCGCCAAGGGCGAGACCGACGACGCGTGCTGGGTGTGGATCCCGGAGCAACGCTACCTGTTCACCGGCGACCTGATCATCTGGCAGGCGCCGAACTGCGGCAATCCGCAGAAGGTGCAGCGCTATCCGGCGGAGTGGGCCGAGGCGCTGGAAGCGATGGCCGGGCTCGACGCCGAGTACCTCTTCCCCGGCCACGGCCTGGCGATCCGCGGCCGCGCCGCGGTGCGCACCGTGCTGACCGAGACGGCGCGCTACCTGCGGGCGATCATCGACCAGGTGCTGGAACTGATGAACGCCGGCCGCACGCCGGAGCAGATCTTCCATGCCGTCGAGCCGGACGCCGAGCTGGCCGGGCGCCCGTATCTGCAGGCCAACTACGACCATCCCAAGTTCATCGTCCGCAACCTGCTGCGGTTGTGGGGCGGCTGGTGGAACGGCAACGCCGCCGATCTGCTGCCGGCGACGCACGAGGCGCAGGCGGCGGAGATCGCGGCGCTCGCCGGCGGCGTGGAGAGGCTGATCGCCCGCGGCCGCGCCCTGCTCGACGCCGGCGACAGCGTGATGGCCGCCCACCTCGCCGAGTGGGCGACGCGCACGGCGCCGACCAACCGCGAGGCGCAGACCCTGAAACGCGACGTCTACGCGCGGCGCTTGGCCGACGAGTCGGCGCTGATGGCGCAGGGCATCTATCGCGCCGCGATGAACGACGCGCGCGCCGCGCTGGACGAGGAAAAGGACCAGCCGCTGCGCGCGACCCGGCTGGTGATGGGGCACGAGGAATAG
- a CDS encoding S-(hydroxymethyl)glutathione dehydrogenase/class III alcohol dehydrogenase, with translation MKIRAAICFEPRQPLVVDEVELDGPKAGECLVRLAATGVCHTDAYTMSGRDPSGLFPCVLGHEGAGTVEAVGPGVTSLRPGDRVIPLYIPECRNCKFCLSGKTNLCSAILATQGKGLMPDGTSRLSHKGTPLLHYMGTSTFAECTVVPEIALAKIRPDAPLEKVCLLGCGITTGIGAVLNTAKVHPGATVAVFGLGGIGISVVQGAAMAGAARIIGIDLNPSKHELARQLGATDCLDPGAVPNVAEALVEMTDGGVDFAFECIGNVEVMNQALMSCHKGWGQCIIIGVAGAGEEIHARPFLLVTGRVWRGTAFGGTRGRTQLPTYVDWAMSGRVKIDEYITHTMPLERINDAFDLMHRGESIRSVVRF, from the coding sequence ATGAAAATCCGCGCCGCGATCTGTTTCGAGCCACGGCAGCCGCTGGTGGTGGACGAGGTCGAGCTCGACGGACCGAAGGCGGGCGAGTGCCTGGTACGGCTCGCCGCCACCGGGGTCTGCCACACCGACGCCTACACGATGAGCGGGCGGGACCCGTCGGGGCTGTTCCCGTGCGTGCTCGGCCACGAGGGCGCCGGCACCGTCGAAGCGGTCGGGCCGGGCGTGACCTCGCTGCGGCCCGGCGATCGGGTCATCCCGCTGTACATCCCCGAGTGCCGCAACTGTAAGTTCTGCCTCAGCGGCAAGACCAACCTGTGCAGCGCCATCCTGGCGACGCAGGGCAAGGGCCTGATGCCGGACGGCACCAGCCGCCTGTCCCACAAGGGCACGCCGCTCCTGCACTACATGGGCACCTCGACCTTCGCCGAGTGCACGGTGGTGCCGGAGATCGCGCTCGCCAAGATCCGGCCCGACGCGCCGCTGGAGAAGGTGTGCCTGCTCGGCTGCGGCATCACCACCGGCATCGGCGCGGTGCTGAACACCGCCAAGGTGCACCCCGGCGCCACCGTGGCCGTCTTCGGCCTCGGCGGCATCGGCATCTCGGTCGTGCAAGGGGCGGCCATGGCGGGCGCGGCGCGGATCATCGGCATCGACCTCAACCCGTCGAAGCACGAGTTGGCGCGCCAGCTCGGCGCCACCGACTGTCTCGACCCCGGAGCGGTGCCGAACGTCGCCGAGGCGCTGGTCGAGATGACCGACGGCGGCGTCGACTTCGCCTTCGAGTGCATCGGCAACGTCGAGGTGATGAACCAGGCGCTGATGAGCTGCCACAAGGGCTGGGGCCAGTGCATCATCATCGGCGTCGCCGGCGCCGGCGAGGAGATCCACGCGCGGCCCTTCCTGCTCGTCACCGGCCGCGTCTGGCGCGGCACCGCCTTCGGCGGCACCCGCGGCCGCACCCAGCTTCCGACCTACGTCGACTGGGCGATGAGCGGCCGCGTCAAGATCGACGAGTACATCACCCACACCATGCCGCTGGAGCGCATCAACGACGCCTTCGACCTCATGCACCGAGGCGAGAGCATCCGCAGCGTGGTGCGGTTCTAG
- a CDS encoding response regulator transcription factor has protein sequence MASELVLLIEDDPAIVAGLQLNLSLEGYEVLTAADGETGLQLALERQPDLVLLDVMLPGVNGLEVLRRLREVDAEMPVIVLTARGEDADKVLGLQLGADDYIAKPFNLPELRARLNAALRRQRLRAAGQSVREFNDVQVDLDRHRAQRAGQPVSMTAREFALLAYFLRNPERVLTRETLLSEVWRTDYLTHRTIDNFVGRLRAKFEPDPDRPRYFLTVRGVGYRFEPTGNGE, from the coding sequence ATGGCGTCGGAGCTCGTGCTGCTCATCGAGGACGATCCCGCGATCGTCGCCGGCCTGCAGCTCAATCTCTCGCTCGAGGGGTACGAGGTGCTCACCGCCGCCGACGGCGAGACCGGCCTGCAGTTGGCGCTCGAGCGGCAGCCCGACCTGGTGCTGCTCGACGTCATGCTGCCGGGCGTGAACGGCCTCGAGGTGCTGCGCCGGCTGCGCGAGGTCGACGCCGAGATGCCGGTGATCGTCCTCACCGCGCGCGGCGAGGACGCCGACAAGGTGCTCGGTCTGCAGCTCGGCGCCGACGATTACATCGCCAAGCCCTTCAACCTCCCCGAGCTGCGCGCCCGCCTCAACGCCGCCCTGCGCCGCCAGCGCCTGCGCGCCGCCGGGCAGTCGGTGCGCGAGTTCAACGACGTCCAGGTCGACCTCGACCGCCACCGCGCCCAGCGCGCCGGCCAGCCGGTGTCGATGACCGCGCGCGAGTTCGCCCTCCTCGCCTACTTCCTGCGCAACCCCGAGCGCGTTCTCACCCGCGAGACGCTGCTCAGCGAGGTGTGGCGCACCGACTACCTGACGCATCGCACGATCGACAACTTCGTCGGCCGCCTGCGCGCCAAGTTCGAACCCGATCCGGATCGGCCGCGTTACTTCCTGACCGTGCGCGGCGTCGGGTATCGGTTCGAGCCGACGGGGAACGGCGAGTGA
- a CDS encoding sensor histidine kinase, which produces MRFRRHMWLASTFVLLSVVALVVVGILVLVFQRATVDITFGILILAFCVAVLASAIWLVFSLKRAADLSQLQLDFLSKVSHEFKTPLTSIRLFAQTLLEPRPLTDEQRRQCLQMLDHESERLNMMIGRLLDLGRMEAGSMAYHRRPETVDAVVDTALRAFEPIRLQEHVALATDVPRGLPTILADRTMLSQALLNLLQNAAKYGGESRQVELRCRADDGHVELAVADRGPGIPRREHRRIFERFYRIDDRLSRKQEGSGLGLAIVRHVVQAHGGEVRVRNRPDGGAEFSIRVPAVG; this is translated from the coding sequence ATGCGGTTCCGCCGACACATGTGGCTGGCCTCGACCTTCGTGCTGCTGTCGGTCGTGGCGCTGGTGGTGGTCGGCATCCTGGTGCTGGTGTTCCAGCGCGCCACCGTCGACATCACCTTCGGCATCCTCATCCTCGCCTTCTGCGTCGCGGTCCTGGCCAGCGCCATCTGGCTCGTCTTCTCGCTCAAGCGCGCCGCCGATCTGTCGCAGCTCCAGCTCGACTTCCTCTCCAAGGTGTCGCACGAGTTCAAGACCCCGCTCACCAGCATCCGTCTGTTCGCCCAGACCCTGCTCGAGCCGCGGCCGCTCACCGACGAACAACGCCGCCAGTGCCTGCAGATGCTCGACCACGAATCCGAACGCCTGAACATGATGATCGGGCGGCTGCTCGACCTGGGGCGGATGGAGGCCGGCTCGATGGCCTACCATCGCCGGCCGGAGACGGTGGACGCCGTGGTGGACACCGCCCTGCGCGCCTTCGAGCCGATCCGGCTGCAGGAGCACGTCGCGCTCGCCACCGACGTGCCGCGCGGCCTGCCGACGATCCTCGCCGACCGCACCATGCTCAGCCAGGCGCTGCTCAACCTGTTGCAGAACGCCGCCAAGTACGGCGGCGAGTCGCGCCAGGTCGAGCTGCGCTGCCGCGCCGACGACGGCCACGTCGAGCTCGCGGTCGCCGACCGCGGCCCCGGCATCCCGCGCCGCGAGCACCGGCGCATCTTCGAGCGCTTCTATCGCATCGACGACCGCCTGAGCCGCAAGCAGGAGGGCAGCGGCCTCGGCCTGGCGATCGTCCGCCACGTCGTCCAGGCGCACGGCGGCGAGGTGCGGGTGCGCAACCGCCCCGACGGCGGCGCCGAGTTCTCGATCCGCGTCCCGGCGGTCGGCTGA
- a CDS encoding SMP-30/gluconolactonase/LRE family protein, with protein MGHEWRAPRGSGGGAARDGRRPPPPRAAVLLFVVAAFAAGAPAAGAAPAGTIERLDPRLDALLPADARLEVVTGGLRWAEGPLWDPRTGVLLFSDVSRNTVFQWTPGGGTVVVLRPSGYTGVERFNGDEPGANGLTFDRDGRLVLCQHGDRRIARRAADGQLTTVVDRYQGKRLNSPNDLVYAADGALYFTDPPFGLPRGYDDPGRELDFQGVYRLAPDGTLSAVVTDLRAPNGLAFSPDGATLYVSNAERENPLWMAYPVLADGSLGAGRVFADARGIDGEGVPDGLTVDDAGTVFATGPGGVHVFAPDGTRLGRILTGTATGNLAWGDDGRSLYIAAGQRILRVRTSTHGHVGGALR; from the coding sequence ATGGGGCACGAATGGCGCGCGCCTCGCGGTTCCGGCGGCGGCGCGGCCCGGGATGGGCGGCGACCGCCGCCGCCGAGAGCCGCCGTGCTGCTGTTCGTGGTCGCCGCCTTCGCCGCCGGCGCGCCGGCCGCGGGCGCCGCCCCGGCGGGCACGATCGAGCGGCTCGACCCGCGGCTCGACGCCCTGCTGCCGGCGGACGCGCGGCTCGAGGTGGTCACCGGCGGGCTGCGCTGGGCCGAGGGACCGCTGTGGGACCCGCGCACCGGCGTGCTGCTGTTCTCCGACGTATCGCGCAACACCGTCTTCCAGTGGACCCCGGGCGGCGGCACGGTCGTGGTGCTGCGCCCGAGCGGCTACACCGGCGTCGAGCGGTTCAACGGCGACGAGCCGGGGGCGAACGGCCTCACCTTCGATCGCGACGGCCGCCTGGTCCTCTGCCAGCACGGCGATCGCCGCATCGCCCGCCGCGCCGCCGACGGCCAACTGACGACGGTCGTCGACCGCTATCAGGGCAAGCGCCTCAACAGCCCCAACGATCTCGTCTACGCCGCCGACGGCGCGCTCTACTTCACCGATCCGCCGTTCGGCCTGCCGCGCGGATACGACGATCCGGGGCGCGAGCTCGACTTCCAGGGCGTCTACCGGCTGGCGCCGGACGGCACGCTCAGCGCGGTGGTCACCGACCTGCGGGCGCCCAACGGCCTCGCCTTCTCGCCCGACGGCGCGACCCTCTACGTCAGCAACGCCGAGCGCGAGAATCCGCTGTGGATGGCCTACCCGGTGCTGGCCGACGGCAGCCTCGGCGCGGGCCGGGTGTTCGCCGACGCCCGCGGCATCGACGGCGAGGGCGTTCCCGACGGCCTGACGGTGGACGACGCCGGGACGGTCTTCGCCACCGGCCCGGGCGGCGTGCACGTCTTCGCGCCGGACGGCACCCGCCTCGGCCGCATCCTCACCGGCACGGCCACCGGCAACCTCGCCTGGGGCGACGACGGCCGCTCGCTCTACATCGCCGCCGGCCAGCGCATTCTGCGCGTGCGCACCAGCACCCACGGCCACGTCGGCGGCGCCCTGCGCTGA
- a CDS encoding acyl-CoA dehydrogenase family protein, whose amino-acid sequence MDLSYSEEYERFRTEVRQFLDDNWSEEDRNSSPPPEGQAALMGAVVRTDERATAFRLKAIERGYLYRGLPRAYGGSEQAFDPLKSAIIAEEFRVAKAPGEVVGQGPSMLAPTLVEHGTEAQKQKFVRDTLLGKIIWCQGYSEPGSGSDLASLRTRAELDGDFWVVNGQKIWTSNAKESHWMFALVRTEPDAPKHDGISYLLIDMKTPGLDVRPLRQMTGDADFNEVFFDNVRVPKENLVGPRGKGWVVSRSTLKHERALIGGSFITRRTFDGLVMVAQNAQLRGRAALKDPVLRDRLVQLETRLLASEYNGYRLLTQQSRGEDQGLAGMVMKLFTTQLSYDISRTAMDVLGDRGALARGDYNTPDMGMFSYSYMWALGILIAGGTANIQRNIIAERGLGMPRDGRR is encoded by the coding sequence ATGGATCTGAGCTACAGCGAAGAGTACGAGCGCTTCCGCACCGAGGTCCGGCAGTTCCTCGACGACAACTGGTCGGAGGAGGACCGCAACTCCAGCCCGCCGCCGGAGGGCCAGGCCGCGCTCATGGGCGCCGTCGTGCGCACCGACGAGCGCGCCACCGCGTTCCGCCTCAAGGCGATCGAGCGCGGCTATCTCTACCGCGGCCTGCCGCGCGCCTACGGCGGCAGCGAGCAGGCGTTCGACCCGCTGAAGAGCGCCATCATCGCCGAGGAGTTCCGCGTCGCCAAGGCGCCCGGCGAGGTGGTCGGCCAGGGTCCGAGCATGCTGGCGCCGACCCTGGTCGAGCACGGCACCGAGGCGCAGAAGCAGAAGTTCGTGCGCGACACGCTGCTCGGCAAGATCATCTGGTGCCAGGGGTACAGCGAGCCCGGCTCCGGCTCCGACCTCGCCTCTCTGCGCACCCGCGCCGAGCTGGACGGCGACTTCTGGGTGGTCAACGGCCAGAAGATCTGGACCTCGAACGCCAAGGAGTCGCACTGGATGTTCGCGCTGGTGCGCACCGAGCCGGACGCGCCCAAGCACGACGGCATCAGCTACCTGCTGATCGACATGAAGACCCCCGGCCTCGACGTCCGGCCGCTGCGCCAGATGACCGGCGACGCCGACTTCAACGAGGTGTTCTTCGACAACGTCCGCGTGCCGAAGGAGAACCTGGTCGGCCCGCGCGGCAAGGGTTGGGTGGTCAGCCGCTCGACGCTCAAGCACGAGCGCGCCCTGATCGGCGGCTCGTTCATCACCCGCCGCACGTTCGACGGCCTGGTGATGGTGGCGCAGAACGCGCAACTGCGCGGCCGCGCGGCGCTCAAGGATCCGGTGCTGCGCGACCGCCTCGTCCAGCTCGAGACCCGCCTGCTGGCCAGCGAGTACAACGGCTACCGCCTGCTCACCCAGCAGTCGCGCGGCGAGGACCAGGGCCTCGCCGGCATGGTGATGAAGCTGTTCACCACCCAGCTCAGCTACGACATCAGCCGCACCGCCATGGACGTTCTCGGCGACCGCGGCGCCCTCGCCCGCGGCGACTACAACACTCCCGACATGGGCATGTTCTCGTACTCGTACATGTGGGCGCTCGGCATCCTCATCGCCGGCGGCACCGCCAACATCCAGCGCAACATCATCGCCGAGCGCGGCCTCGGCATGCCGCGCGACGGGAGAAGATAG
- a CDS encoding acyl-CoA/acyl-ACP dehydrogenase: MDFGLSEDQLLLKDTIKRFLAEQCPTTRVRQIMEGEAGEARRLWTQLAELGVAGVIAPASHGGLERELLDLALVAEELGYAAAPGPFLGCAMATVALNEGGDQALQDAWLPKLAAGEAVATIAWGEEHGEWTPSALQAHAAGGRLTGRKLLVPSAQIADLFVVAARDEHGGPHLFAVERDDPGVDVQPMTVNDLTRPLDVVAFTDAHAARLPNAAAVQRTLDAGLILLGADAYGGSRRCLEMACSYALTREQFGQPIGAFQAVKHQLANMAADLEPSLSLVWYAAHAFDRIQDQSTRHAALVKAHMSDLYDRVTRDSTELHGGIGFTWEFDLHLWFRRALFDRSVLGEAIYHRARAAELAGW, encoded by the coding sequence ATGGATTTCGGACTGTCTGAAGATCAACTGCTGCTGAAGGATACGATCAAGCGCTTCCTCGCCGAGCAGTGCCCGACGACGCGGGTGCGGCAGATCATGGAAGGCGAGGCGGGCGAGGCGCGACGGCTGTGGACGCAGTTGGCGGAGCTCGGCGTCGCCGGGGTGATCGCGCCGGCGTCGCACGGCGGGCTCGAACGCGAGCTGCTCGACCTGGCGCTCGTCGCCGAGGAGCTCGGCTACGCCGCGGCGCCGGGGCCGTTCCTCGGGTGCGCCATGGCGACGGTGGCGCTCAACGAAGGCGGCGACCAGGCGCTGCAGGACGCGTGGCTGCCCAAGCTCGCCGCCGGCGAGGCGGTGGCGACCATCGCCTGGGGCGAAGAGCACGGCGAGTGGACGCCGTCGGCGCTGCAGGCGCACGCCGCCGGCGGCCGGCTGACCGGCCGCAAGCTGCTGGTGCCGAGCGCGCAGATCGCCGACCTGTTCGTGGTCGCGGCGCGCGACGAGCACGGCGGCCCGCACCTGTTCGCCGTCGAGCGCGACGATCCCGGCGTCGACGTGCAGCCGATGACGGTCAACGATCTCACCCGACCGCTCGACGTCGTCGCCTTCACCGATGCCCACGCCGCCCGGCTGCCCAACGCCGCCGCCGTGCAGCGGACGCTCGACGCCGGCCTGATCCTCCTCGGCGCCGATGCCTACGGCGGCTCGCGGCGCTGCCTCGAGATGGCCTGCTCGTACGCCCTCACCCGCGAGCAGTTCGGCCAGCCGATCGGCGCCTTCCAGGCGGTCAAGCACCAGCTCGCCAACATGGCCGCCGACCTCGAGCCGTCGCTGTCGCTGGTCTGGTACGCGGCGCACGCCTTCGACCGCATTCAGGACCAGTCCACGCGTCACGCGGCGCTGGTCAAGGCGCACATGAGCGATCTCTACGACCGCGTCACCCGCGACAGCACCGAGCTGCACGGCGGCATCGGCTTCACCTGGGAGTTCGACCTCCACCTCTGGTTCCGCCGCGCCCTGTTCGACCGCAGCGTGCTCGGCGAAGCCATCTACCATCGGGCCCGGGCGGCCGAGCTCGCCGGCTGGTGA